The Glycine soja cultivar W05 chromosome 3, ASM419377v2, whole genome shotgun sequence genome window below encodes:
- the LOC114405169 gene encoding uncharacterized protein LOC114405169 yields MPVQPSEQQVKDLKKTQADLWEKATMQESIVRQKSRCRRIKEGDSNTSYFHRVINLRRKRNALRGLQIGDTWVENPNIIKAETFHHFQNRFNEPHLTRPNLDGVSFKSLTSTQREIMIEPFKEEEIRPISLIGCVYKIIAKLLANKLSKVMNHLIDERQTAFVKGRQLLHGVLIAIEVVEEARRSKRPCRFFSVCGFNPKENLGE; encoded by the exons ATGCCAGTTCAACCTTCTGAACAACAAGTGAAGGACCTCAAGAAAACCCAAGCTGACCTTTGGGAAAAAGCTACTATGCAGGAGTCTATTGTGAGGCAGAAATCAAGATGTAGACGGATCAAAGAGGGGGACAGCAACACATCCTATTTTCATAGAGTTATTAATTTGAGGAGGAAGAGAAATGCTTTGAGGGGGTTGCAGATTGGTGACACCTGGGTGGAAAATCCTAACATTATAAAGGCTGAAACCTTTCATCATTTTCAGAACAGGTTCAATGAGCCTCACTTGACCAGACCTAACTTGGATGGGGTTTCATTTAAAAGTCTGACTTCTACTCAGAGAGAAATTATGATTGAACCTTTTAAAGAGGAAGAGATAAG ACCCATCTCCCTCATTGGATGTGTTTACAAAATTATTGCTAAACTACTGGCTAACAAGCTCAGCAAGGTCATGAACCACCTCATTGATGAAAGGCAAACAGCCTTTGTGAAGGGTAGACAGTTGCTCCATGGTGTTTTAATTGCAATTGAGGTGGTTGAGGAGGCTAGGAGGTCTAAGAGGCCTTGCAGGTTTTTTTCTGTTTGTGGATTCAATCCAAAAGAAAACTTAGGAGAATAA